A genome region from Nitrospira sp. includes the following:
- the hisD gene encoding histidinol dehydrogenase: MTILASTDRGYGKALRKVVTRSRTQGASVEKSVRTILKAVERGGDRAVLRYTKKFDRLTLKVDQIRVTSEEIKEAYYHIRKDEGDSLRYAAERVRQFHERQRTKTWMYQEQNATLGQMVTPLDAVGVYVPGGKAVYPSSVLMCAIPAKVAGVRRIVMCTPTPKGEINPYLLVAADIAGVDEIYRVGGVQAVGAMAFGTKTIAKVDKIVGPGNIFVATAKRLLYGTVGIDMVAGPSELLVVADADAKPAHVAADLLCEAEHDEDAQVYLVTTSPSLAKDVVRLIQVQLKGLQREKIAAKSIARHFVAFVVPSMDDAIEVANAIAPEHLTLSVDRPFDYLEQVRHAGALFLGRYTPPAVADYVAGPNHVLPTGATARFFSPLSVNDYVKVSNIVHYTKEELTQAKDHIVRLAHIEGFDAHAKSAESRFA; this comes from the coding sequence ATGACCATTCTGGCGAGTACTGATCGGGGATATGGCAAGGCCTTGCGGAAAGTCGTAACCCGCTCGCGCACGCAAGGCGCGAGCGTGGAGAAGAGCGTGCGCACGATTCTGAAGGCCGTGGAGCGGGGCGGGGATCGTGCGGTCCTGCGGTACACAAAAAAATTCGATCGACTGACACTGAAGGTCGATCAGATCCGTGTGACCTCCGAGGAGATCAAGGAGGCCTACTACCATATTCGTAAGGATGAGGGGGACTCCCTCCGATATGCCGCCGAACGTGTCCGACAATTTCATGAGCGGCAGCGCACGAAAACCTGGATGTACCAGGAACAGAACGCCACACTCGGCCAAATGGTCACGCCCCTTGATGCTGTCGGTGTGTATGTGCCGGGAGGGAAGGCTGTGTATCCCTCGTCGGTGCTGATGTGTGCTATCCCTGCTAAAGTGGCGGGTGTTCGGCGCATTGTCATGTGTACCCCGACCCCGAAAGGAGAGATCAACCCCTATCTGCTGGTGGCGGCGGATATCGCCGGGGTCGATGAAATTTACCGAGTGGGCGGCGTGCAGGCGGTCGGCGCGATGGCGTTCGGGACGAAGACCATCGCCAAGGTTGATAAAATTGTCGGGCCCGGGAATATTTTTGTCGCCACGGCTAAGCGGCTGCTCTATGGCACGGTCGGCATCGATATGGTGGCCGGTCCCAGTGAGTTACTCGTGGTGGCGGATGCGGATGCGAAGCCCGCACATGTGGCAGCGGATCTGTTGTGCGAGGCAGAGCATGACGAAGATGCGCAGGTGTATTTGGTCACCACCTCTCCCTCATTGGCCAAAGACGTAGTGCGGTTGATCCAGGTGCAATTGAAGGGCTTGCAGCGAGAAAAAATTGCGGCGAAGTCGATCGCACGACACTTTGTGGCCTTCGTCGTCCCCTCGATGGACGACGCCATTGAGGTGGCCAATGCGATTGCGCCCGAGCACTTGACCCTCTCGGTTGATCGGCCATTCGACTATTTGGAGCAAGTCCGGCATGCCGGAGCCTTGTTCCTGGGCCGCTATACCCCGCCTGCGGTCGCGGATTACGTCGCTGGTCCGAATCACGTACTGCCGACCGGGGCGACGGCCCGCTTTTTTTCACCGTTGTCGGTTAACGACTACGTGAAGGTCAGCAACATTGTGCATTACACCAAGGAAGAGTTGACACAAGCCAAGGACCATATCGTCCGACTGGCGCATATCGAGGGCTTCGATGCGCACGCCAAATCAGCCGAAAGCAGGTTCGCATGA
- the hisB gene encoding imidazoleglycerol-phosphate dehydratase HisB, with translation MKKNGVPRQASLHRATKETDIRVAWNLDGAGRGKVDTSIRFFDHMLDLLAKHGFFDLTVQAKGDVDIDEHHTVEDVGIVMGKALHQALGEKAGIKRFGFASVPLDETLAQVTVDLSGRPYLVYNVNLPDRKIKTFDLGLFEDFFQAFVTHGGLNLHVNLQYGRNPHHIMEAIFKALARALDQATMPEVRLSGGVLSTKGSL, from the coding sequence ATGAAAAAGAACGGTGTCCCCAGGCAGGCCTCGCTTCACCGTGCCACGAAGGAAACGGATATCCGTGTCGCATGGAATCTGGATGGCGCCGGGCGGGGGAAGGTCGACACTTCCATTCGGTTCTTTGACCATATGCTGGATCTCCTCGCCAAACACGGCTTCTTCGACCTGACGGTCCAGGCCAAGGGCGATGTCGACATCGACGAGCACCACACGGTGGAAGATGTCGGGATTGTCATGGGAAAGGCCCTGCATCAGGCGTTGGGCGAAAAGGCGGGGATCAAGCGATTCGGATTTGCCTCGGTTCCACTGGATGAAACCCTTGCTCAGGTGACGGTTGATCTGAGCGGACGTCCGTACCTGGTGTATAACGTGAATTTGCCGGACCGAAAGATCAAGACATTCGATCTTGGCCTGTTCGAAGATTTTTTTCAGGCCTTTGTGACCCATGGTGGACTGAATCTGCATGTGAATCTTCAGTATGGACGCAATCCGCACCACATCATGGAAGCCATCTTCAAGGCATTGGCACGGGCTTTGGATCAGGCCACCATGCCGGAAGTGCGTCTGTCAGGGGGCGTCCTGTCCACGAAGGGGAGCCTCTAA
- a CDS encoding histidine triad nucleotide-binding protein: MDNCIFCRIVEGGIPAKIVYQDEQVLAFEDVNAQAPVHILVIPKRHVAAVQDCHEGDQALLGHLLLTCAKVARMKNLTDSGYRIVTNTGADSGQTVFHLHVHVLGGRRMAWPPG, translated from the coding sequence GTGGATAACTGTATTTTTTGTCGCATTGTCGAAGGCGGTATTCCAGCAAAGATCGTGTATCAGGATGAGCAGGTGCTGGCATTTGAAGACGTCAACGCCCAGGCTCCTGTCCATATCCTGGTGATTCCCAAACGTCATGTGGCGGCTGTCCAGGACTGTCATGAAGGGGACCAGGCTCTCCTGGGGCATCTCCTGTTGACTTGTGCAAAGGTTGCGCGCATGAAGAATCTGACCGATTCCGGGTATCGGATCGTCACGAACACGGGGGCGGACAGCGGGCAGACCGTGTTTCATCTCCATGTCCATGTGCTTGGCGGGAGGCGCATGGCTTGGCCTCCGGGCTAA
- the hisIE gene encoding bifunctional phosphoribosyl-AMP cyclohydrolase/phosphoribosyl-ATP diphosphatase HisIE, whose product MSNDSRAMTFDGQGLIPAVIQDWLDGSVLMVGYMNQEAITKTLQTKSVHFWSRSRRKLWEKGETSGHFLKVKDLFVDCDRDTILVKAEPVGPTCHTGERACFFVRMTEEGQAGEEKTQDAGGGILDRVYQTILSRKASPQPDSYVSKLLQGGADRILKKVAEEAGEVIIAAKNQQREEIIYETADLLFHTLLVLGYHDVTLNEVYRELGTRFGKSGIRPLPEGGPRG is encoded by the coding sequence ATGTCGAACGACAGTCGAGCGATGACCTTTGATGGACAAGGGTTGATTCCCGCCGTGATTCAAGATTGGCTGGATGGTTCGGTGTTGATGGTGGGGTATATGAATCAGGAGGCCATCACCAAGACGCTTCAGACGAAGTCTGTCCACTTTTGGAGTCGATCGCGTCGGAAATTGTGGGAGAAGGGCGAGACGTCGGGGCATTTTCTCAAGGTGAAGGATCTCTTTGTCGATTGTGATCGGGACACGATTCTCGTCAAGGCCGAGCCTGTTGGGCCAACGTGTCATACCGGTGAGCGCGCCTGTTTCTTCGTTCGGATGACGGAGGAGGGGCAGGCCGGTGAGGAGAAGACCCAGGATGCCGGCGGAGGGATCTTGGATCGGGTGTATCAGACCATTTTGTCCCGCAAGGCCAGTCCGCAGCCGGACTCGTATGTCTCAAAGTTGTTGCAGGGCGGCGCCGATCGGATTCTGAAGAAAGTGGCCGAAGAGGCCGGCGAGGTGATTATTGCCGCAAAGAATCAACAGCGGGAGGAAATCATCTACGAGACAGCCGATCTGCTCTTTCACACCCTGCTGGTTCTCGGGTATCACGATGTCACCCTGAACGAGGTGTACCGTGAGCTCGGAACCCGATTCGGCAAGTCCGGCATCCGGCCCTTGCCTGAAGGGGGACCGCGTGGATAA
- the hisF gene encoding imidazole glycerol phosphate synthase subunit HisF, whose amino-acid sequence MLTKRIIPCLDVKDGRVVKGVSFVNLRDAGDPVEVATIYDREGADELCFLDITASHENRKTIIDVVEQTAARVFMPLTVGGGVRTLDDIRTLLNAGADKVSINTTAVQQPEFVREAAQRFGTQCIVVAIDAKHSGQAGRWEVFTHGGRKPTGLDAVEWAQRMEGYGAGEILLTSMDQDGRQNGYDLALTAAVSERLSIPVIASGGVGSLEHFYDGLVNGKADAVLAASIFHYRTHTIQEAKAYLRERGVSVRLGPA is encoded by the coding sequence ATGTTGACCAAGCGCATCATCCCTTGTTTGGATGTGAAGGATGGTCGAGTCGTTAAAGGCGTGAGCTTCGTGAACTTGCGGGATGCCGGCGATCCGGTCGAGGTGGCGACCATCTATGATCGTGAGGGCGCCGACGAACTGTGTTTTCTCGACATCACCGCCTCGCACGAAAACCGCAAGACCATCATCGATGTCGTGGAACAGACTGCTGCCCGTGTGTTTATGCCGCTCACGGTCGGTGGTGGGGTGCGCACGCTGGATGACATTCGGACGTTGCTCAATGCCGGCGCCGACAAAGTAAGCATCAATACTACGGCGGTGCAACAGCCGGAGTTTGTTCGCGAAGCCGCACAGCGATTCGGAACGCAGTGCATCGTGGTGGCGATCGACGCGAAACATTCCGGACAGGCGGGTCGCTGGGAAGTGTTTACCCACGGCGGCCGAAAACCAACGGGCCTGGACGCGGTCGAGTGGGCGCAACGGATGGAAGGATACGGGGCCGGAGAGATTCTCCTGACCAGCATGGACCAGGATGGTCGCCAGAACGGGTATGATCTGGCATTGACCGCGGCCGTCTCGGAACGCCTGTCGATTCCGGTGATTGCCTCCGGCGGAGTGGGGAGTTTGGAACATTTCTACGATGGGCTGGTGAACGGGAAAGCGGATGCTGTCCTGGCCGCCTCGATCTTCCACTATCGAACCCATACCATTCAGGAAGCGAAGGCGTATTTGCGCGAGCGCGGGGTATCGGTGCGGCTTGGACCGGCGTAA
- the dnaG gene encoding DNA primase — MSSCRLQPVGSLRAQARTAVGQGLISDDVINQIRDRVDIAEIVGQHVALTRAGQNLKGLCPFHQEKSPSFTVSSSRQIFHCFGCGAGGNVYTFLMKLTGAGFPEIVRDLGRKVGVDVPESAGGYSSEARTQLGRLERLNAAAGAYYQRMLMEQTAGASARAYLDGRGIQANTILQFQIGYATAEWDGLTKAMLKEGFAPADLVAAGLSIPRDQSGQQQAAVSGHYDRFRSRVMFPILDLRKRVVAFGGRILGEGMPKYLNSPETPLFKKGQTLFALEAAREAAGQQHTLIIVEGYFDAVALHQAGIRHVAATLGTALTAEHITIIRRFASHVVLLFDPDQAGVRAALRTLDLFVNSGLSVKVVSLPEGEDPDTYVRKYGADGFTALHQTAPSLLDFAVEHSLRTAESGTVEDRIRAVDAVLRILQKSAHPIEREERIRLVAERLGLSQQRLIDRYPTLASEDSRRPSPRPMTPPAVAVSKVRGNPEERDLAHLLVQGSLSAEDLRRLSPEAFSAPAYRRLVDCAMQHLEPDGRVSVRGLLDTLINDEDCGALVSELSMLEQHYDDVPAHIAGCLDTLERRGRERTMGVLIQELRAAERERREADVHRLNTLINEMRIRKAGVMPVALTSAVKE, encoded by the coding sequence ATGTCTTCCTGCCGGCTGCAACCGGTTGGATCCCTACGGGCACAAGCGAGGACCGCCGTGGGCCAAGGCCTGATTTCGGACGACGTCATTAACCAAATCAGAGACCGAGTGGACATCGCGGAGATCGTGGGTCAACACGTGGCCTTGACCCGAGCCGGGCAGAATCTCAAAGGTCTTTGCCCGTTCCATCAAGAAAAGTCTCCCTCCTTTACGGTCAGCTCTTCCCGACAGATTTTTCACTGCTTCGGCTGCGGAGCCGGTGGCAATGTGTATACGTTTCTCATGAAATTGACCGGGGCCGGGTTTCCTGAAATCGTCCGCGACCTGGGCCGAAAAGTGGGGGTAGATGTTCCAGAATCGGCCGGTGGATACTCCAGTGAAGCTCGCACGCAGCTCGGCCGCCTGGAGCGGCTCAATGCCGCCGCCGGGGCCTATTATCAGCGCATGTTGATGGAGCAGACCGCCGGGGCTTCTGCCCGTGCCTATCTCGATGGGCGTGGTATTCAGGCCAACACCATCCTGCAGTTTCAGATCGGCTATGCTACAGCGGAGTGGGACGGATTGACCAAGGCGATGCTGAAGGAAGGGTTCGCTCCCGCAGATCTGGTCGCGGCCGGCCTATCCATTCCGCGAGATCAGAGTGGGCAACAACAAGCGGCCGTATCAGGGCACTATGACCGGTTTCGCTCCCGAGTCATGTTTCCGATTCTCGATCTGCGTAAGCGGGTCGTCGCATTCGGCGGACGGATTCTCGGAGAGGGGATGCCCAAGTATTTAAACTCGCCCGAGACGCCGCTCTTCAAAAAAGGGCAGACCTTGTTCGCTCTGGAGGCCGCGCGTGAGGCGGCGGGGCAACAACACACGTTGATCATTGTTGAAGGGTATTTCGATGCGGTCGCGTTGCACCAGGCCGGCATCCGCCATGTGGCTGCCACTTTGGGAACCGCTCTGACCGCCGAACACATCACCATCATCAGGCGATTCGCCTCCCATGTGGTGCTGTTGTTCGACCCCGATCAAGCCGGGGTGCGAGCGGCACTGCGGACGTTGGATTTGTTCGTCAACAGTGGTCTGAGCGTGAAGGTCGTCTCGTTGCCCGAAGGCGAAGATCCGGACACCTATGTGAGGAAATACGGAGCCGATGGGTTTACCGCCCTGCATCAAACGGCTCCGAGTCTGTTGGATTTTGCCGTGGAGCACAGCCTGCGTACGGCCGAGTCCGGGACTGTGGAAGACCGAATTCGCGCCGTGGATGCGGTACTACGTATTCTGCAGAAAAGCGCCCATCCGATCGAACGGGAAGAACGGATTCGCCTGGTGGCGGAGCGGCTGGGGCTCAGCCAGCAACGGCTGATCGATCGCTATCCTACGCTTGCATCCGAAGATTCCCGCAGACCCTCTCCTCGGCCCATGACTCCGCCCGCTGTGGCGGTCTCGAAAGTGAGGGGCAATCCGGAGGAGCGTGATTTGGCGCATCTCTTAGTGCAGGGAAGTCTGTCGGCCGAGGATCTGCGTCGATTGTCTCCGGAGGCTTTTTCTGCGCCAGCCTATCGTCGACTGGTGGACTGTGCGATGCAGCATCTTGAGCCGGACGGGCGGGTGTCCGTCCGGGGTCTGCTGGATACCCTGATCAATGACGAGGACTGCGGCGCGTTGGTGTCAGAGCTGTCGATGCTGGAGCAGCATTATGATGATGTTCCGGCACATATTGCCGGATGTTTGGATACGCTGGAGCGGAGGGGCCGCGAGCGGACCATGGGTGTCCTGATTCAGGAATTGAGGGCCGCCGAACGGGAGCGGCGTGAAGCGGATGTGCACCGCCTGAACACATTGATTAACGAGATGCGGATTCGGAAGGCCGGCGTGATGCCGGTTGCGCTGACGTCTGCGGTGAAGGAGTAG
- the hisA gene encoding 1-(5-phosphoribosyl)-5-[(5-phosphoribosylamino)methylideneamino]imidazole-4-carboxamide isomerase yields MERRNWRRRFHTVVQQAGKNERIATGGVMRVIPAIDLKDGRCVRLRQGDMAAETVYSEDVPSVARRWQQQGADLIHVVDLNGAVDGEPKNLPQIEAVMKTVSVKVQVGGGIRTIETVRRYLHAGVARVVLGTAALTDRKFLAQACQEFPRRILLGLDARDGKVAVKGWTAVSETKAIELLKELAGLELGAVIYTDIARDGMLNGPNLTALGEVVACSLIPVIASGGITRVEDLQAVQALGPRVEGAIVGKALYDGKLDYAAAVAAIGQR; encoded by the coding sequence ATGGAGCGGAGGAATTGGCGGAGGCGTTTCCATACGGTGGTGCAGCAGGCGGGGAAAAATGAACGGATTGCGACAGGTGGTGTCATGCGTGTGATTCCGGCGATTGATCTCAAGGACGGCCGCTGTGTGCGATTGCGACAGGGAGATATGGCCGCTGAAACGGTGTATTCAGAGGACGTGCCTTCGGTGGCTCGACGCTGGCAGCAGCAAGGCGCCGATTTGATTCATGTGGTCGATCTGAACGGGGCCGTCGATGGAGAGCCGAAGAACCTCCCCCAGATCGAAGCGGTCATGAAGACGGTCAGTGTAAAGGTACAGGTGGGGGGCGGGATCAGGACCATTGAGACCGTGCGGCGATATCTCCATGCGGGCGTGGCGCGTGTGGTGCTGGGGACGGCTGCCCTCACGGATCGAAAGTTCCTGGCGCAGGCCTGTCAGGAGTTTCCTCGGCGTATTTTGTTGGGCCTTGATGCTCGAGACGGGAAGGTTGCGGTGAAGGGTTGGACGGCGGTGTCCGAGACCAAGGCCATCGAACTCCTCAAGGAACTCGCCGGTCTTGAGTTAGGCGCGGTCATTTACACCGATATCGCCCGGGATGGAATGCTGAATGGGCCGAACCTGACGGCGTTGGGGGAAGTCGTCGCATGCTCCTTGATTCCAGTCATTGCGTCCGGGGGCATCACGCGTGTGGAAGATCTGCAGGCGGTACAGGCCCTCGGTCCCCGTGTGGAAGGGGCTATCGTCGGCAAGGCTCTTTATGACGGCAAGTTGGACTACGCGGCAGCGGTGGCAGCCATCGGACAACGTTGA
- the rpoD gene encoding RNA polymerase sigma factor RpoD — MPKQELLGEVKKLINLGKEKGFLTYDDLNSTLPADVVSSDQFSTIMTMFGEMDIEIVESADTERTTKAAEGEEAIEESEEAEASEENEKEIDLTPGALSRTDDPVRLYLKEMGSVALLSREGEIEIAKRIEEGKKDIATVVYGLPMTLEFVLNLREQLKNGKIDVREIVPVVETEEDFEEEAVEKDYEELRVKTLESLNAVRKVSASLKDLYDKARHVGADPEKQKKLRKQIDTVRGQVVDKMESVNLHGVLKDRMTQRVRDLNLLFRQAEREVTSCQRRLGVGGEAGAELLRRLCRTHKDLLAVKRRAGLSEEVLQDIKKHYQAAKGRIRQLETEEALISAEEIKDAVKHLDVAEEKVKRGKAELVEANLRLVVSIAKKYTNRGLQFLDLIQEGNIGLMKAVDKFEYKRGYKFSTYATWWIRQAITRAIADQARTIRIPVHMIETINKLIRTSRHLVQKLGREPTPEEIAERMDLPLDKVRKILKIAREPISLETPIGEEEDSHLGDFIEDKKAVSPLEAAIRYDLQRQINGALETLTPREEKVLRKRFGIGEATDHTLEEVGQDFEVTRERIRQIEAKALRKLRHPSRSKKLRSFVESL, encoded by the coding sequence ATGCCGAAACAAGAATTACTCGGCGAGGTGAAGAAGCTTATTAATCTCGGCAAGGAGAAGGGCTTTCTCACGTACGACGATCTCAATAGCACGTTGCCGGCGGATGTCGTGTCGTCGGACCAGTTCAGTACGATCATGACGATGTTCGGCGAAATGGACATTGAGATTGTGGAGTCCGCCGACACTGAGCGCACCACGAAAGCTGCGGAAGGCGAAGAGGCCATCGAGGAAAGCGAAGAAGCCGAGGCGTCCGAGGAAAATGAAAAAGAGATCGACCTGACGCCTGGCGCCCTTAGCCGGACCGACGATCCCGTCAGGCTCTATCTGAAAGAAATGGGAAGCGTTGCACTGCTGAGTCGCGAGGGCGAGATTGAGATTGCCAAGCGGATCGAAGAGGGCAAGAAGGATATTGCCACGGTCGTGTATGGCTTGCCGATGACCTTGGAGTTCGTCTTGAATCTTCGGGAGCAGCTGAAGAACGGCAAAATTGATGTGCGCGAAATCGTGCCGGTGGTTGAGACGGAAGAAGATTTTGAGGAAGAGGCGGTTGAGAAGGACTATGAAGAGCTGCGGGTCAAAACACTCGAGTCCCTGAATGCGGTTCGTAAGGTCTCGGCTTCGCTGAAAGACTTGTACGATAAGGCGCGCCATGTCGGCGCCGATCCTGAAAAGCAGAAGAAGTTACGCAAGCAGATCGATACGGTGCGCGGCCAGGTTGTCGACAAGATGGAGTCGGTGAATCTGCACGGCGTGTTGAAAGATCGAATGACGCAGCGGGTTCGCGACCTCAATCTGTTGTTTCGCCAAGCAGAGCGGGAGGTCACGAGCTGTCAACGTCGGTTGGGCGTCGGTGGGGAGGCCGGGGCCGAGCTCTTGCGGCGGTTGTGCCGGACGCACAAGGATCTTCTCGCCGTCAAGCGGAGGGCCGGGCTCTCTGAAGAAGTGCTGCAGGACATCAAGAAGCACTATCAGGCAGCTAAGGGTCGGATTCGCCAGCTCGAAACGGAAGAGGCGCTGATTTCCGCCGAAGAAATTAAGGACGCGGTCAAACATCTCGACGTGGCCGAAGAAAAGGTGAAGCGAGGAAAGGCTGAGTTGGTCGAGGCCAACCTACGCTTGGTGGTCAGCATCGCCAAGAAATACACAAACCGGGGCTTGCAGTTCTTGGACTTGATTCAAGAGGGCAACATCGGCCTCATGAAAGCCGTCGACAAGTTCGAGTACAAGCGCGGGTACAAATTCAGCACCTACGCGACCTGGTGGATCAGGCAGGCAATCACTCGTGCGATTGCCGATCAGGCCCGCACCATCCGCATTCCGGTTCACATGATCGAAACGATCAATAAACTGATCCGCACCTCTCGGCATCTGGTGCAAAAGCTCGGTCGCGAACCGACGCCGGAAGAAATCGCCGAACGGATGGATTTGCCGCTCGATAAGGTACGAAAGATCTTGAAAATTGCGCGTGAGCCGATTTCCCTCGAAACTCCGATCGGTGAAGAAGAAGACAGTCACCTGGGGGACTTCATCGAGGATAAGAAGGCTGTTTCGCCTTTGGAAGCGGCCATCCGATATGACTTGCAGCGCCAGATCAACGGCGCGCTGGAAACGCTGACCCCTCGAGAGGAAAAGGTTTTGCGCAAGCGGTTCGGTATCGGCGAGGCGACCGATCATACCCTTGAGGAAGTCGGCCAGGACTTCGAGGTCACGCGCGAACGTATTCGGCAAATCGAAGCGAAGGCCTTGCGCAAATTGCGACATCCGAGCCGCAGCAAGAAGTTGCGCAGTTTTGTGGAGAGTCTCTAA
- the hisG gene encoding ATP phosphoribosyltransferase, producing the protein MGATKSHSQKSQGLTIALSKGKLLGPVLHLLKQAGYHSPGLSTESRKLVFACSSNDATFLIVRPTDVPTYVEHGAADVGVVGKDVLLEQGSDVYEPLDLKVGACRISVAALQGQPSPDRWSSKIRVATKYPNVTERYFNQRGVPVELVKLYGSIELAPIVGLADRIVDLVETGSTLKAHDLAEVEVITHSTARLIVNRASLKLKHAPLKVLIERLRAAVAGDDLGRVASRR; encoded by the coding sequence GTGGGGGCGACGAAATCGCACAGTCAAAAGTCTCAGGGCCTGACCATTGCGCTGTCCAAGGGCAAGTTGCTGGGGCCCGTCCTGCACCTCTTGAAGCAGGCCGGCTACCATAGTCCCGGTCTGTCGACAGAAAGCCGGAAGTTGGTGTTTGCCTGCTCCTCCAACGATGCCACGTTCCTGATCGTCAGGCCGACCGATGTGCCCACCTATGTCGAGCATGGGGCGGCCGATGTCGGGGTGGTGGGGAAAGACGTATTGCTGGAGCAAGGCAGCGACGTCTATGAGCCGTTGGATTTGAAGGTCGGAGCGTGTAGAATCTCGGTCGCCGCGCTGCAGGGGCAGCCTTCGCCGGACCGATGGTCCTCGAAGATTCGTGTGGCGACGAAGTACCCCAATGTGACCGAACGCTATTTCAACCAGCGTGGGGTGCCGGTCGAGTTGGTGAAGTTGTACGGGTCGATTGAACTCGCCCCAATTGTCGGATTAGCCGATCGAATCGTTGATTTAGTCGAAACAGGCAGTACTCTCAAGGCGCATGATCTGGCGGAGGTTGAGGTGATTACGCACTCGACCGCCAGACTGATCGTGAATCGGGCCAGCCTTAAATTGAAGCATGCCCCGCTGAAGGTGTTGATCGAGCGGTTACGGGCTGCGGTGGCAGGAGACGATCTCGGCCGAGTCGCGTCGCGCCGGTAA
- the hisH gene encoding imidazole glycerol phosphate synthase subunit HisH: protein MIAIIDYGMGNLRSVSKAFEAMGHQAVVTREARVIADASHVVLPGVGAFGDCMANLERYELIAPIHSAVQSGKPFLGICLGLQLLFTESEEFGVHKGLGIIPGRVKKFTLDSSLKVPHMGWNDIHIVRSAPPFAGIANGSYCYFVHSYYVEPVESSVVATVTEYGRPFASAVWKDNVVACQFHPEKSQAVGLQVIKNFGAWT, encoded by the coding sequence ATGATTGCCATTATTGATTACGGCATGGGTAATTTACGCAGTGTCTCCAAGGCCTTTGAGGCGATGGGACATCAGGCCGTAGTCACGCGTGAGGCTCGCGTCATTGCTGACGCCAGCCATGTGGTGTTGCCTGGTGTGGGGGCCTTTGGTGATTGCATGGCGAATCTGGAACGGTATGAATTGATTGCGCCGATTCACTCCGCCGTGCAATCCGGAAAACCCTTTCTGGGCATTTGCCTGGGACTGCAATTGTTGTTCACGGAAAGTGAAGAATTCGGTGTGCATAAAGGTCTTGGCATCATCCCCGGTCGGGTGAAGAAGTTTACGCTGGATTCGTCGCTAAAGGTGCCGCATATGGGGTGGAATGACATTCACATCGTGCGGTCCGCTCCGCCCTTTGCCGGGATTGCCAACGGAAGTTATTGTTATTTTGTGCATTCATACTACGTTGAGCCGGTCGAGTCTTCGGTGGTCGCCACGGTGACGGAGTATGGGCGGCCGTTTGCGTCTGCCGTGTGGAAAGACAATGTCGTCGCATGCCAGTTCCATCCTGAGAAAAGCCAGGCAGTCGGGCTTCAAGTGATCAAGAATTTCGGGGCCTGGACGTGA
- a CDS encoding C4-type zinc ribbon domain-containing protein, whose translation MNPQLSPLIALQKLDLRIADLKEQRRKVPERLEEYESPLREAKRVFQEASASTEVLIKERRSHEKDLEAHEDRIGKMKDRAAQLKTNQEYQAHLFEVELANKKRGEIEEKILLAMEQIEQTQRTMTDAQAKLKESEALFTKEKAKLDEKDRGLATELAELEGKQTHVAGQVDKSLLARYNKLKTTRKEQALARIKDGICIGCRLQLPPQLVSQVKRGEEVHTCPYCYRMLYWEGEPGAEAKGGAAQDQNLEVGESF comes from the coding sequence TTGAACCCACAGCTGTCCCCCCTTATTGCGCTGCAGAAACTCGATCTTCGGATAGCCGACCTCAAGGAGCAACGGCGAAAAGTCCCCGAGCGTCTTGAGGAATATGAATCGCCGCTTCGTGAGGCGAAACGGGTGTTCCAGGAGGCGTCGGCATCGACCGAAGTACTCATCAAGGAGCGTCGCAGCCACGAGAAGGATCTCGAGGCACATGAAGACCGCATCGGTAAGATGAAAGACCGTGCCGCCCAGTTAAAAACCAATCAGGAATATCAGGCGCATCTCTTCGAGGTGGAACTGGCCAACAAGAAGCGGGGCGAGATCGAAGAGAAAATTCTGTTGGCGATGGAACAGATCGAACAAACCCAACGGACTATGACCGACGCACAGGCCAAGCTAAAGGAGTCCGAAGCCCTCTTCACGAAAGAGAAGGCCAAGCTCGACGAGAAGGACCGGGGACTCGCCACCGAGCTCGCCGAATTAGAGGGCAAGCAGACGCACGTGGCCGGACAGGTGGACAAGTCCCTCCTGGCTCGATACAACAAGCTGAAAACTACACGGAAAGAGCAAGCGCTGGCGCGCATCAAGGACGGCATTTGTATCGGGTGTCGGCTCCAACTGCCGCCTCAGCTGGTGTCTCAGGTCAAGCGCGGAGAAGAGGTGCACACCTGCCCCTATTGTTACCGGATGTTGTATTGGGAAGGCGAGCCGGGCGCTGAGGCGAAGGGGGGCGCAGCTCAGGACCAGAACCTGGAAGTCGGGGAATCGTTTTAA